The following are encoded together in the bacterium genome:
- a CDS encoding peptidoglycan DD-metalloendopeptidase family protein translates to MRGGKLLRTRFYSSLGAFRNPRRERSAITSFSLWGRLKNRKNSDSALQSAQEGGIVATTHNKRAFGDKFKVRFRRESLDIGLWLRKLPVIRVSPRLLRLLPRGRFSIFKEYVVHLVVLLIVIGVVFTNFATGAADRGSMLYRLFSEAEIEEGPLNTKALREAALSSVTGRNYALAQVPSSGGITENDLEFQLSNTLDGNALLSTEEPITSNTQTDQTQKQKSTFAYSVREGDTPSTIAAKYGVSTNTILWANGIHDGDTIKTGDILVILPVTGVLHEVKDGDNLGSIAKKYNVKLEDIASENHLADAGSLKISQKLIIPDGYVAPVTQRRVVAQAPADTADNSDNSDGSDHTDHPKPDETPAKPTIGGGFIWPTATKKLSQYYGWNHTGIDIPNRALPPVYAAKAGTVSFSGWLGGYGHLIIVDHGNSTKTYYAHLSKDFVKTGEVVKQGEVIGNVGSTGRSTGPHLHFEIRKNGKPTNPLSYF, encoded by the coding sequence ATGCGCGGGGGCAAACTACTTAGAACTAGGTTTTATAGTAGTTTGGGTGCCTTTAGGAATCCAAGAAGAGAAAGGTCCGCTATTACTTCCTTTTCCCTCTGGGGTCGTCTGAAAAATCGCAAAAATTCGGATTCAGCGCTCCAAAGTGCCCAAGAAGGTGGCATCGTAGCGACAACTCATAATAAGCGTGCTTTTGGTGATAAGTTCAAGGTGCGTTTTCGTCGAGAATCTCTCGATATCGGACTCTGGCTCCGAAAATTGCCTGTGATCCGGGTGTCTCCACGGCTTTTACGTCTTTTGCCGAGAGGAAGATTCTCGATTTTCAAGGAATATGTGGTGCATTTGGTAGTGCTTCTGATTGTTATTGGTGTGGTGTTTACAAATTTTGCCACCGGCGCGGCCGATCGTGGCAGTATGCTTTATCGTTTGTTTAGCGAAGCGGAAATTGAAGAAGGGCCGTTAAATACAAAGGCACTCCGTGAGGCGGCTTTGTCTTCTGTTACGGGGCGCAATTACGCCTTGGCGCAAGTTCCCTCTTCCGGCGGTATTACAGAAAATGACTTGGAGTTTCAACTTTCCAATACTTTGGATGGCAACGCGCTTCTTTCAACCGAGGAACCAATTACATCCAACACGCAGACCGATCAGACGCAGAAACAAAAAAGTACTTTTGCATATTCTGTGCGTGAAGGTGATACGCCTTCAACGATTGCGGCTAAATACGGCGTTAGTACCAATACAATCCTTTGGGCGAACGGTATTCATGATGGTGACACGATAAAAACAGGTGATATTTTGGTGATATTGCCGGTTACGGGTGTTCTCCACGAAGTTAAAGATGGTGATAATCTTGGTTCAATCGCCAAGAAATACAATGTTAAGTTGGAAGACATTGCTTCCGAAAATCACTTGGCCGATGCGGGAAGCCTGAAGATTAGTCAAAAATTAATAATTCCAGACGGTTATGTTGCACCAGTAACACAGCGACGAGTGGTGGCACAAGCGCCTGCCGATACAGCGGATAATTCCGACAATAGTGACGGCAGTGATCATACAGATCATCCAAAACCGGACGAAACACCAGCCAAACCGACAATTGGCGGTGGCTTTATTTGGCCGACGGCCACCAAAAAACTGTCTCAATATTATGGTTGGAATCATACGGGGATTGATATTCCCAATCGCGCCTTGCCCCCGGTTTATGCGGCAAAGGCCGGTACAGTTTCCTTTAGCGGTTGGTTGGGTGGTTATGGACACCTGATTATTGTTGATCATGGTAATTCAACTAAAACTTATTACGCTCACTTATCAAAAGACTTTGTAAAGACGGGAGAAGTTGTAAAACAAGGCGAGGTGATTGGAAATGTCGGTTCTACCGGTCGTTCTACCGGTCCGCATTTGCACTTCGAAATTCGTAAGAACGGAAAACCTACGAATCCGCTTAGTTACTTTTGA